In Magnetospirillum sp. XM-1, a single window of DNA contains:
- a CDS encoding ABC transporter permease subunit: protein MRWSLPTVAVAPELKPNFWDLAIIPMIFALLALLAYGGAQMTTPYDVGEKLALSLDPAGLPYYLLRSALRMAAALAASLAFTLVYATLAAKVPALEKILIPILDILQSIPILGFLSITVTGFIAMFPGNLLGVECAAIFAIFTSQAWNMTFSLYSSLKTVPNDLIEASEMFHLSPWQRFWRLELPWAMPGLVWNMMMSVSGGWFFVVASEAISVSGQSIALPGVGSYIALAIAEENLAAIGWAMLAVLAGIVIYDQLMFRPLVAWADKFKVDSAPGEQQPESWLLTLLQRGRLSRFLARLPAALWDRFTGLLRRREEAALFHSAPIHMVTLPSWAERAWDGLLIVAAAGALVEVGLFIHGSIGLMEVGQVLFYGIATALRVVILISLASLIWVPVGVWIGQRPVVAQNVQWIAQFLAAFPANLMFPVAVVLIVHFDANVNVWTSPLMILGTQWYILFNVIAGAAAIPQDMKDAAGNLGLSGWLRWKKFILPAIFPSYVTGAVTASGGSWNASIVSELVSWGDTRLEAVGLGSYIARATSDGDFPRIALGIAVMCLFVMGFNRFLWRRLYMLAAERLRLD, encoded by the coding sequence ATGCGTTGGAGCCTTCCCACAGTCGCGGTGGCGCCGGAACTCAAGCCCAATTTCTGGGATCTGGCGATCATACCGATGATCTTCGCGCTGCTGGCCCTGCTGGCCTATGGCGGCGCGCAGATGACCACGCCCTATGATGTGGGAGAGAAGCTGGCCCTGTCGCTGGACCCTGCCGGCCTGCCCTATTACCTGCTGCGCAGCGCGCTGCGCATGGCCGCCGCCCTGGCCGCCTCGCTGGCCTTCACCCTGGTCTACGCCACCCTGGCGGCCAAGGTGCCGGCCCTGGAAAAGATCCTGATCCCCATCCTCGACATCTTGCAGTCGATTCCGATCCTGGGGTTCCTGTCCATCACGGTCACCGGCTTCATCGCCATGTTCCCCGGCAACCTGCTGGGGGTGGAATGCGCCGCCATCTTCGCCATCTTCACCTCGCAGGCCTGGAACATGACGTTCAGCCTGTATTCCTCGCTGAAGACGGTGCCCAACGACCTGATCGAAGCCTCGGAGATGTTCCACCTGTCGCCGTGGCAGCGCTTCTGGCGCCTGGAACTGCCCTGGGCCATGCCCGGCCTGGTCTGGAACATGATGATGAGCGTGTCGGGCGGCTGGTTCTTCGTGGTGGCGTCGGAAGCCATCTCGGTGTCGGGCCAGAGCATCGCCCTGCCCGGCGTCGGCTCCTACATCGCGCTGGCCATCGCCGAGGAAAATCTGGCGGCCATCGGCTGGGCCATGCTGGCGGTGCTGGCCGGCATCGTCATCTACGACCAGCTGATGTTCCGCCCGCTGGTGGCCTGGGCCGACAAGTTCAAGGTGGATTCCGCCCCCGGCGAACAGCAGCCGGAATCCTGGCTGCTGACCCTGCTGCAGCGCGGCCGCCTGTCGCGCTTCCTGGCCCGCCTGCCGGCCGCCCTGTGGGATCGCTTCACCGGCCTGCTGCGCCGCCGCGAGGAGGCCGCGCTGTTCCATAGCGCCCCCATCCACATGGTGACCCTGCCGTCCTGGGCCGAACGCGCCTGGGACGGGCTGCTGATCGTGGCGGCGGCGGGCGCGCTGGTCGAGGTCGGGCTGTTCATTCACGGCTCCATCGGACTGATGGAGGTGGGCCAGGTGCTGTTTTACGGCATCGCCACCGCGCTGCGCGTGGTCATCCTGATCAGCCTGGCCTCGCTGATCTGGGTGCCGGTGGGCGTGTGGATCGGCCAGCGGCCGGTGGTGGCCCAGAACGTCCAGTGGATCGCCCAGTTCCTGGCCGCCTTCCCCGCCAACCTGATGTTCCCGGTGGCGGTGGTGCTGATCGTCCATTTCGACGCCAACGTCAACGTGTGGACCAGCCCGCTGATGATCCTGGGCACCCAGTGGTACATCCTGTTCAACGTCATCGCCGGGGCCGCCGCCATCCCCCAGGACATGAAGGACGCGGCGGGCAATCTGGGCCTGTCGGGCTGGCTCAGGTGGAAGAAGTTCATCCTGCCCGCCATCTTCCCGTCCTACGTCACCGGGGCGGTGACCGCCTCGGGCGGCTCGTGGAACGCCTCGATCGTGTCGGAACTGGTCAGCTGGGGCGACACGCGGCTGGAGGCGGTGGGGCTGGGCTCCTACATCGCGCGGGCCACCTCGGACGGCGACTTTCCCCGCATCGCGCTGGGCATCGCGGTGATGTGCCTGTTCGTGATGGGCTTCAACCGCTTCCTGTGGCGGCGACTTTACATGCTGGCCGCCGAGCGGCTGCGTCTGGATTAG
- a CDS encoding TfoX/Sxy family protein has translation MSRQFADHICDVLSPLGPVTARAMFGGFGIYLDGLMFGLIAWDTLFLKADDGNRAMFEDAGAARFKPWEDRPMTMPYWEVPADVLEDGAQLCAWGRAAFDAALRTRKPKSKRTGKGRR, from the coding sequence ATGTCACGCCAGTTCGCCGACCATATCTGCGACGTGCTTTCGCCGTTGGGGCCCGTGACGGCCCGGGCCATGTTCGGGGGCTTCGGCATCTATCTCGACGGATTGATGTTCGGGCTGATCGCCTGGGACACCCTGTTCCTCAAGGCAGATGACGGCAACCGCGCCATGTTCGAAGACGCCGGTGCCGCCCGGTTCAAGCCGTGGGAGGACAGGCCCATGACCATGCCCTATTGGGAGGTCCCGGCGGATGTCCTGGAGGATGGGGCGCAATTGTGCGCCTGGGGCCGGGCTGCGTTCGACGCGGCGCTCAGAACCCGCAAGCCCAAATCGAAAAGGACTGGAAAAGGCCGGCGGTGA
- a CDS encoding response regulator — protein MSAKAHVLIVEDEPVTRAKLAAYLTGEGFQVSEAADAKDMKAIVSRTVPDVVLLDINLPDESGLILARELRAKSSVGIILVTARQDETDRIVGLEIGADDYITKPFNPRELAVRVRNLQRRVAPTMAAERSATGIHNFAGWRLDCDARQLTSPTGELVRLTRGEFDVLAALARNAGRALTRDQLLDLTQHDGEAVIDRTIDVLVGRLRRKIEADSRHPSIILTVHGVGYRLVAN, from the coding sequence GTGTCGGCAAAAGCACATGTCTTGATCGTCGAGGACGAACCCGTAACCCGTGCCAAGCTGGCGGCCTATCTCACCGGAGAGGGCTTCCAGGTCAGCGAGGCGGCGGACGCCAAGGACATGAAGGCCATCGTGTCGCGTACGGTGCCCGACGTGGTACTGCTCGACATCAACCTTCCCGACGAAAGCGGCCTGATCCTGGCGCGCGAGCTGCGCGCCAAGTCGTCGGTGGGCATCATCCTGGTCACCGCCCGCCAGGACGAGACCGACCGCATCGTCGGCCTGGAAATCGGCGCCGACGACTACATCACCAAGCCGTTCAATCCCCGCGAGCTGGCGGTCCGCGTCCGCAACCTGCAGCGCCGCGTGGCCCCCACCATGGCCGCCGAGCGCTCGGCCACCGGCATCCACAATTTCGCCGGCTGGCGCCTGGATTGCGACGCCCGCCAGCTGACCTCGCCCACCGGCGAGCTGGTGCGCCTGACCCGGGGCGAGTTCGACGTGCTGGCCGCCCTGGCCCGCAACGCCGGCCGGGCGCTGACCCGCGACCAGCTGCTCGACCTCACCCAGCATGACGGCGAGGCGGTAATCGACCGCACCATCGACGTCCTGGTCGGCCGCCTGCGCCGCAAGATCGAGGCGGATTCGCGCCATCCGTCCATCATCCTGACGGTCCACGGCGTCGGCTATCGTCTGGTGGCCAACTAA
- a CDS encoding thymidylate synthase, giving the protein MQQYLDLLRRIRAEGVTKTDRTGTGTTSVFGHQMRFDLAAGFPLVTTKKLHTRSIFVELLWFLRGDTNTRWLKDNKVSIWDEWADENGDLGPVYGKQWRSWACPDGRTVDQITQVVEMIRKTPDSRRLIVSAWNPADIESMALPPCHCLFQFYVAEGKLSCQLYQRSADVFLGVPFNIASYALLTYMMAQVTGLEVGDFVHTFGDAHLYSNHMEQAELQLSRDPLPLPRLELNPDVKDLFAFTMDDIKVVDYQSHPHIAAPVAV; this is encoded by the coding sequence TTGCAGCAGTATCTTGATCTTCTGCGCCGCATCCGCGCCGAGGGCGTGACCAAGACCGACCGTACCGGCACCGGCACCACCAGCGTGTTCGGCCACCAGATGCGCTTCGACCTCGCCGCCGGCTTTCCCCTGGTGACCACCAAGAAGCTCCACACCCGCTCCATCTTCGTCGAGCTGCTGTGGTTCCTTCGGGGCGACACCAACACCCGCTGGCTCAAGGACAACAAGGTCTCCATCTGGGACGAATGGGCGGACGAGAACGGCGATCTCGGCCCGGTCTACGGCAAGCAGTGGCGGTCCTGGGCCTGCCCCGACGGGCGCACCGTCGACCAGATCACCCAGGTGGTGGAGATGATCCGGAAAACCCCGGATTCGCGCCGGCTGATCGTCTCGGCCTGGAATCCGGCCGACATCGAATCCATGGCCCTGCCGCCCTGCCACTGCCTGTTCCAGTTCTACGTGGCCGAGGGAAAACTCTCCTGCCAGCTCTACCAGCGCTCGGCCGACGTGTTCTTAGGCGTGCCGTTCAACATCGCCTCCTACGCCCTGCTGACCTACATGATGGCCCAGGTGACCGGGCTGGAAGTCGGCGACTTCGTCCACACCTTCGGCGACGCCCACCTCTATTCCAACCACATGGAGCAGGCGGAGCTGCAATTGAGCCGCGATCCCCTGCCCCTGCCCCGGCTGGAATTGAACCCCGACGTGAAGGATCTGTTCGCCTTCACCATGGACGACATCAAGGTGGTGGACTACCAGTCCCACCCCCACATCGCCGCGCCGGTGGCGGTATGA
- a CDS encoding carboxymuconolactone decarboxylase family protein — MDQRLDLTKIAPDGYKAMLGVHSYVQNSGLGLGLLELVKMRVSQINGCAFCIAMHVPLALKHGISQNQLHLLAAWREAPVYSPAERAALAWAEALTHLSGGDVPDGVYAEALRHFSEKEVADLSFAVAEINAWNRLMIATRTPPQV; from the coding sequence ATGGACCAACGTCTCGACCTGACCAAGATCGCCCCCGATGGATACAAGGCCATGCTGGGCGTGCATTCCTACGTCCAGAACAGCGGCCTGGGGCTCGGCCTGCTGGAACTGGTGAAGATGCGCGTCTCCCAGATCAACGGCTGCGCCTTCTGCATCGCCATGCATGTGCCGCTGGCCCTCAAGCATGGCATCAGCCAGAACCAGCTGCATCTCCTCGCCGCCTGGCGCGAGGCGCCGGTCTACAGCCCGGCGGAACGGGCCGCCCTGGCCTGGGCCGAAGCCCTGACCCACCTTTCCGGCGGCGACGTCCCCGATGGCGTCTATGCCGAAGCGCTCCGGCATTTCTCGGAGAAAGAGGTGGCCGACCTGTCCTTCGCGGTGGCCGAGATCAACGCCTGGAACCGCCTGATGATCGCCACCCGCACGCCGCCCCAGGTTTAA
- a CDS encoding nitrate/sulfonate/bicarbonate ABC transporter ATP-binding protein — protein sequence MADNTIPTALLDLRGVRKSFRTPERHERTVLEGVDFKLEEGEIVALLGKSGSGKSTLLRIMAGLIKANGGEVKYRGQTMTGPAKGISMVFQSFALFPWLTVEENVELGLEAAGVAKAEREDRANEAIELIGLGGYESAYPKELSGGMRQRVGFARALVMRPDVLLLDEPFSALDVLTSETLREDLLELWDERKIPTKGILLVSHNIEEAVSMADRVLVFSSDPGRVRAEIRVNLPRPRDTESPAFRQIVDEVYTLMTANVRGGGLGMAEQLTLGYRLPDTTPGKMAGLMETIAEAPFNGRADLPQLAEETELEDDQLFHLFEGLRVLGLARIAAGDIFVTPAGQAFVEADDAARKDLFAESLVKNIPLAAHIRRVLDERKDHRAPEDRFLQELQDYLTDDEAERVLETAITWGRYAEIFDYDYNAGVLMLPEEVVEEMEAEEEAREGEDLRE from the coding sequence ATGGCAGACAACACCATCCCCACCGCCCTGCTCGACCTGAGGGGCGTGCGCAAGTCCTTCCGCACCCCGGAGCGCCACGAGCGCACCGTGCTGGAAGGCGTCGACTTCAAGCTGGAGGAAGGCGAGATCGTCGCCCTTCTGGGCAAGTCGGGTTCGGGCAAATCCACGCTGCTGCGCATCATGGCCGGGCTGATCAAGGCCAATGGCGGCGAGGTCAAGTACCGGGGCCAGACCATGACCGGTCCGGCCAAGGGCATCTCCATGGTGTTCCAGTCCTTCGCCCTGTTCCCCTGGCTGACGGTTGAGGAGAACGTCGAGCTGGGCCTGGAGGCGGCGGGCGTGGCCAAGGCCGAACGCGAGGACCGCGCCAACGAGGCCATCGAGCTGATCGGCCTGGGCGGCTATGAAAGCGCGTACCCGAAGGAATTGTCGGGCGGCATGCGCCAGCGCGTCGGCTTCGCCCGCGCCCTGGTGATGCGCCCCGACGTGCTGCTGCTCGACGAGCCGTTCTCGGCGCTGGACGTGCTGACCTCGGAAACGCTGCGCGAGGATCTGCTGGAACTGTGGGACGAGCGCAAGATCCCCACCAAGGGCATCCTGCTGGTCTCCCACAACATCGAGGAAGCGGTCTCCATGGCCGATCGCGTCCTGGTGTTCTCGTCCGACCCCGGGCGGGTGCGGGCCGAGATCCGCGTCAACCTGCCCCGGCCGCGCGACACCGAATCGCCGGCCTTCCGCCAGATCGTCGACGAGGTCTACACCCTGATGACCGCCAACGTCCGCGGCGGCGGCCTGGGCATGGCCGAGCAGCTGACGCTGGGCTACCGCCTGCCCGACACCACGCCGGGCAAGATGGCCGGCCTGATGGAGACCATCGCCGAGGCCCCCTTCAACGGCCGCGCCGACCTGCCGCAGCTGGCCGAGGAGACGGAGCTGGAAGACGACCAGCTGTTCCACCTGTTCGAGGGCCTGCGCGTCCTGGGGCTGGCCCGCATCGCGGCGGGCGACATCTTCGTCACCCCCGCCGGCCAGGCCTTCGTCGAGGCCGACGACGCGGCGCGCAAGGACCTGTTCGCCGAATCCCTGGTCAAGAACATCCCGCTGGCCGCCCATATCCGCCGGGTGCTGGACGAGCGCAAGGACCACCGCGCCCCGGAAGACCGCTTCTTGCAGGAATTGCAGGACTACCTCACCGACGACGAGGCCGAGCGCGTGCTGGAGACCGCCATCACCTGGGGCCGCTACGCCGAGATCTTCGACTACGACTACAATGCCGGCGTGCTGATGCTGCCCGAGGAAGTGGTCGAGGAGATGGAAGCCGAGGAAGAGGCCCGCGAGGGCGAAGACCTGCGGGAATAG
- a CDS encoding SspB family protein has translation MRLLAKGWDFSPVEELRYDKMVEEALRGVVRDSLVFAAEHGLPGEHHFYITFRPHHPDVEMADHLKARHPDEMTIVLQHQFWDLDVTEDGFSVTLSFSGKPERMVIPFSAVTGFADPSAKFGLQFQAIPGDDDDDDDDVEIDEFDPPPSRASTSPKDGEPEPTPPGEGGDGNVVALDKFRKK, from the coding sequence ATGCGGCTTTTGGCCAAGGGATGGGATTTTTCGCCGGTGGAAGAACTGCGCTACGACAAGATGGTGGAAGAGGCCCTGCGCGGCGTTGTCCGTGATTCTCTGGTCTTTGCCGCCGAGCACGGCCTGCCGGGCGAGCATCACTTCTACATCACCTTCCGTCCGCACCATCCCGACGTGGAGATGGCCGACCACCTCAAGGCGCGCCATCCCGACGAGATGACCATCGTGCTGCAGCACCAGTTCTGGGACCTGGACGTCACCGAGGACGGCTTCTCGGTGACCCTGTCCTTCTCGGGCAAGCCCGAGCGGATGGTGATCCCCTTCTCGGCGGTGACCGGCTTCGCCGATCCCTCCGCCAAGTTCGGCCTGCAGTTCCAGGCCATTCCCGGCGATGACGACGATGACGACGACGATGTGGAGATCGACGAGTTCGATCCGCCGCCGTCGCGCGCCTCCACCTCGCCCAAGGATGGCGAGCCCGAGCCCACGCCCCCCGGCGAGGGCGGCGACGGCAACGTGGTGGCGCTGGACAAGTTCCGCAAGAAGTGA
- a CDS encoding DUF983 domain-containing protein, whose amino-acid sequence MPKRLRVPVCKPAPPPPHLAADGGRRRPILQSIWRGARQLCPRCGVGGSMEGYLGVRAVCPHCGERLGHIKADDGPAYFTMLIAGHIMVPLVLAAEQAWHPPLELQMAVAVSGLGLLIWRLLPRVKGAVVGLMWAHGLKGDEVQGDVERHG is encoded by the coding sequence ATGCCCAAGCGCCTGCGCGTTCCCGTCTGCAAGCCAGCCCCGCCGCCGCCGCATCTTGCGGCCGATGGCGGGCGGCGCCGTCCCATCCTTCAATCCATCTGGCGTGGCGCGCGGCAATTGTGCCCCCGCTGCGGTGTGGGGGGCAGCATGGAAGGGTATCTGGGCGTCCGTGCCGTCTGCCCCCATTGCGGCGAGCGTCTGGGGCATATCAAGGCCGATGACGGCCCGGCCTATTTCACCATGCTGATCGCCGGCCACATCATGGTGCCGCTGGTCCTGGCCGCCGAACAGGCCTGGCATCCGCCCCTGGAGCTGCAGATGGCGGTGGCGGTGAGCGGCTTGGGGCTGCTGATCTGGCGCCTGCTGCCCCGGGTCAAGGGCGCGGTGGTCGGCCTGATGTGGGCGCACGGGCTCAAGGGCGACGAGGTCCAGGGCGACGTGGAGCGCCACGGCTAG
- a CDS encoding Rrf2 family transcriptional regulator, with product MAFISTGVEYGLHCLLYLADPAGRTSSPSVRDLAELQGVPAEYLAKLFTKLSKAGLVVATEGVRGGFALARRPEDISFQDVILAIDGDKSLFECREIRDRCAVFDAEKPAWASKGLCSIHSIMLMAEKRMRDELAAHSLAGLAAQVAAKAPADFGHQIAAWLDERSANRRPDRDAASAE from the coding sequence GTGGCCTTCATCAGCACCGGCGTCGAGTACGGCCTGCACTGCCTGCTCTATCTGGCCGACCCGGCGGGGCGGACGTCCAGCCCCAGCGTCCGCGACCTTGCCGAGCTCCAGGGGGTTCCGGCCGAGTATCTGGCCAAGCTGTTCACCAAACTGTCCAAGGCGGGCCTCGTCGTCGCCACCGAAGGCGTGCGGGGCGGATTCGCCCTGGCCCGGCGGCCCGAGGACATCAGCTTCCAGGATGTCATCCTGGCCATCGACGGCGACAAGTCCCTGTTCGAGTGCCGCGAGATCAGAGACCGCTGCGCCGTCTTCGACGCCGAGAAGCCCGCCTGGGCCTCCAAGGGATTGTGCTCGATCCACTCCATCATGCTGATGGCGGAAAAGCGCATGCGCGACGAACTGGCCGCCCATTCGCTGGCCGGGCTTGCCGCCCAGGTGGCCGCCAAGGCGCCGGCCGATTTCGGCCACCAGATCGCCGCCTGGCTGGACGAGCGGTCGGCCAACCGCCGCCCGGACCGCGACGCGGCCTCGGCCGAATAA
- a CDS encoding diguanylate cyclase — MGFDTKTLWMTLAISNLVFGALMLAHVGRASDRSALRIWAAAQLLKGLAIGLIIAKAAFAYPWSFAGNLLYIAGHFVELVAFLSYAGLGRRVRGAALLFAALMAAYLGGVAAGAKAAHMAVLFSSCLFVLFSLNALALSASRRRRSWVQAVLVASNILIALTALVRAALAWSSQAWDPQSAAVANQAMFVLGYVFSLCDGFCFLLLVKEDADRSLLRLATTDLLTGIANRAHFLDLAEDRRRLCLRSGQPIAVMMMDVDHFKRINDRFGHAVGDDVLRRVGGVLREHLRDVDVCGRLGGEEFAVVLPGTTVAAALPVAERLRTALAGAAVETANGPATVTISIGMAELGGDRTLEQAMSEADQRLYRAKAEGRDRVVAVSETNPDRTGASLTPAL, encoded by the coding sequence TTGGGTTTCGATACCAAGACCTTGTGGATGACGCTGGCCATCAGCAATCTGGTGTTCGGGGCGCTGATGCTCGCCCATGTCGGCCGCGCCTCCGACCGGTCCGCGTTGAGGATCTGGGCGGCCGCCCAGCTGCTCAAGGGGCTGGCCATCGGCCTGATCATCGCCAAGGCGGCGTTCGCCTATCCCTGGAGCTTCGCCGGCAACCTGCTTTACATCGCGGGGCATTTCGTCGAGCTGGTGGCGTTCCTGTCCTATGCCGGGCTCGGCCGGCGGGTGCGGGGAGCGGCCTTGCTCTTCGCCGCCCTGATGGCGGCCTATCTGGGCGGCGTCGCCGCAGGGGCCAAGGCCGCCCACATGGCGGTGCTGTTCTCGTCATGCCTGTTCGTCCTGTTCAGCCTGAACGCCCTGGCGCTGTCGGCGTCGCGCCGCCGCCGGTCGTGGGTCCAGGCGGTGCTGGTGGCCAGCAACATCCTGATCGCGCTCACCGCCCTGGTCCGCGCCGCCCTGGCGTGGTCCAGCCAGGCATGGGACCCGCAAAGCGCCGCCGTGGCCAACCAGGCCATGTTCGTGCTCGGCTACGTCTTCTCGCTGTGCGACGGCTTCTGCTTCCTGCTGCTGGTCAAGGAGGACGCCGACCGTTCGCTGCTGCGTCTGGCGACCACCGACCTGTTGACGGGCATCGCCAACCGCGCCCACTTTCTCGATCTCGCCGAGGATCGGCGGCGGCTGTGCCTGCGGTCGGGCCAGCCCATCGCCGTGATGATGATGGACGTGGACCATTTCAAGCGGATCAACGACCGGTTCGGCCACGCCGTCGGCGACGACGTCCTGCGCCGGGTGGGCGGCGTGCTGCGCGAGCATCTGCGCGACGTGGACGTCTGCGGCCGGCTGGGCGGCGAGGAATTCGCCGTGGTGCTGCCCGGAACCACCGTGGCGGCGGCCCTGCCGGTGGCCGAGCGGCTGCGGACGGCGCTGGCCGGGGCGGCGGTGGAGACGGCCAATGGCCCGGCCACCGTCACGATCAGCATCGGCATGGCCGAGCTGGGCGGCGACCGAACCCTGGAGCAGGCCATGTCCGAGGCCGATCAGCGACTGTACCGGGCCAAGGCCGAGGGCCGCGACCGGGTGGTGGCGGTTTCCGAAACGAATCCCGACAGGACTGGCGCTTCGCTCACGCCCGCTTTATAG
- a CDS encoding dihydrofolate reductase: MSPSVSIIVAVAANGVIGKDNQLPWHIPEDLKWFKENTLGKPVIMGRKTWDSIGRPLPKRPNIVVTRQADWRAEGAHTAHCLDEALALAARLAPEAAELMVIGGNALFAEALPRAGRLYLTEIRRAYEGDTVFPPLDRSLWRETLRRSNPGDPPFDFVVLERG, translated from the coding sequence ATGAGTCCAAGCGTTTCAATCATCGTCGCCGTCGCCGCCAACGGGGTGATCGGCAAGGACAACCAGCTTCCCTGGCACATCCCCGAGGACCTGAAGTGGTTCAAGGAGAACACGCTGGGCAAGCCGGTGATCATGGGCCGCAAGACCTGGGACTCCATCGGCCGCCCGCTGCCGAAGCGCCCCAACATCGTGGTGACCCGCCAGGCGGACTGGCGGGCCGAGGGCGCGCATACGGCCCATTGCCTGGACGAGGCGCTTGCCCTGGCGGCCCGACTGGCCCCCGAGGCGGCCGAACTGATGGTGATCGGCGGCAACGCCCTGTTCGCCGAGGCCCTGCCCCGGGCCGGGCGCCTGTATCTGACCGAGATCAGGCGCGCCTATGAGGGCGACACGGTTTTCCCCCCTCTCGACCGCTCCCTTTGGCGGGAAACCTTGCGCCGTTCCAATCCCGGCGATCCTCCCTTCGACTTCGTGGTTCTGGAGCGGGGCTGA
- a CDS encoding fumarate hydratase has translation MSDFAYHELFPLSSDDTPYRKITADGVGTASFNGQTVVTVAPEAIVRLTKEAIKDTSHLLRPAHLQQLRNILDDANSSPNDRFVAYDLLKNACIAAGGVLPMCQDTGTAIVMGKKGQKVWTGGGDEAAISQGVQEAYTELNLRYSQTAPLDMYEEVNTGTNLPAQIDLFATEGDAYKFMFMAKGGGSANKTFLYQQTKALLNPKSLLTFLDAQIRTLGTSACPPYHLAIVIGGLSAEMCLKTVKLASAKYLDSLPTSGNKYGQAFRDVELEQIVLKMTQDMGIGAQFGGKYFCHDVRVIRLPRHGASCPVAIGVSCSADRQILGKITKDGVYVEAMEKDPAKYLPDVDASKLAGEVVKIDLNRPMDEIRKTLSQYPVKTRVSLTGPMIVARDIAHAKLKERLDRGEGLPDYFKQMGVYYAGPAKTPSNYASGSFGPTTAGRMDSYVDQFQAAGGSMLMIAKGNRSKAVTDACKKYGGFYLGSVGGAAARLAQDCIKKVEVIEYPELGMEAIWRIEVVDFPAFIVVDDKGNDFFADFAH, from the coding sequence ATGTCCGATTTCGCCTACCACGAGCTGTTCCCGCTGTCTTCCGACGACACCCCCTACCGCAAGATCACCGCGGACGGCGTGGGCACCGCCAGCTTCAACGGCCAGACGGTCGTCACCGTGGCCCCCGAGGCGATCGTCCGGCTGACCAAGGAAGCCATCAAGGACACCTCGCATCTGCTGCGCCCCGCCCATCTGCAGCAGCTGAGGAACATCCTCGACGACGCCAATTCCTCGCCCAACGACCGTTTCGTCGCCTATGACCTGTTGAAGAACGCCTGCATCGCCGCGGGCGGCGTGCTGCCCATGTGCCAGGACACCGGCACCGCCATCGTCATGGGCAAGAAGGGCCAGAAGGTGTGGACCGGCGGCGGCGACGAGGCGGCCATCTCCCAGGGCGTCCAGGAGGCCTACACCGAGCTGAACCTGCGCTATTCCCAGACCGCGCCGCTGGACATGTACGAAGAGGTCAACACCGGCACCAACCTGCCGGCCCAGATCGACCTGTTCGCCACCGAGGGCGATGCCTACAAGTTCATGTTCATGGCCAAGGGCGGCGGCTCGGCCAACAAGACCTTCCTCTACCAGCAGACCAAGGCGCTCTTGAACCCCAAGAGCCTGCTGACCTTCCTCGACGCCCAGATCCGGACGCTCGGCACCTCGGCCTGCCCGCCCTACCACCTGGCCATCGTCATCGGCGGCCTGTCGGCCGAGATGTGCCTGAAGACGGTCAAGCTGGCGTCCGCCAAGTACCTGGACTCGCTGCCCACCTCGGGCAACAAGTACGGCCAGGCCTTCCGCGACGTGGAGCTCGAGCAGATCGTGCTGAAGATGACCCAGGACATGGGCATCGGCGCCCAGTTCGGCGGCAAGTACTTCTGCCATGACGTGCGCGTCATCCGCCTGCCGCGCCACGGCGCCTCGTGCCCGGTGGCCATCGGCGTGTCGTGCTCGGCCGACCGCCAGATCCTCGGCAAGATCACCAAGGACGGCGTGTATGTGGAGGCCATGGAAAAGGATCCGGCCAAGTATCTGCCCGACGTGGACGCCTCCAAGCTGGCCGGCGAGGTGGTCAAGATCGACCTGAACCGTCCCATGGACGAGATCAGGAAGACGCTGTCCCAGTACCCGGTGAAGACCCGCGTGTCGCTCACCGGCCCGATGATCGTCGCCCGCGACATCGCCCACGCCAAGCTCAAGGAGCGTCTGGACCGGGGCGAGGGCCTGCCCGACTACTTCAAGCAGATGGGCGTCTACTACGCCGGCCCGGCCAAGACCCCGTCCAACTACGCCTCGGGCTCGTTCGGTCCCACCACGGCGGGGCGCATGGATTCCTACGTCGACCAGTTCCAGGCCGCCGGCGGCTCCATGCTGATGATCGCCAAGGGCAACCGCTCCAAGGCCGTCACCGATGCCTGCAAGAAGTACGGCGGCTTCTACCTGGGCTCGGTCGGCGGCGCCGCCGCCCGTCTGGCCCAGGACTGCATCAAGAAGGTCGAGGTCATCGAGTACCCCGAACTGGGCATGGAAGCCATCTGGCGCATCGAAGTGGTCGACTTCCCCGCCTTCATCGTCGTCGACGACAAGGGCAACGACTTCTTCGCCGACTTCGCCCACTGA